A portion of the Drosophila sechellia strain sech25 chromosome 2R, ASM438219v1, whole genome shotgun sequence genome contains these proteins:
- the LOC6621145 gene encoding uncharacterized protein LOC6621145, whose protein sequence is MSVPFSGALRRSGGIVSAIGKQLKSVNLKGVKRITVQFDPFAENVKSTREFLFLLSTPKVAATNPKCVVKPEIVCDRQPANIKFALIDSAQEQAKVKEIRFNSDNLNTLELLQLCNKHVSSLAPPEEVTNKVLTKAEKQKLAGGASGGKKAIKKK, encoded by the exons atgtCTGTGCCTTTCAGTGGCGCATTGCGGCGTTCCGGCGGCATTGTGTCCGCCATTGGCAAGCAGCTGAAGAGCGTGAATTTGAAGGGCGTCAAGCGGATAACCGTGCAGTTCGATCCATTCGCGGAAAACGTCAAGTCCACACG GGAATTCCTCTTCCTGCTCTCCACACCCAAAGTGGCAGCCACGAATCCCAAGTGTGTGGTCAAGCCGGAAATCGTCTGCGATCGCCAGCCGGCCAACATTAAGTTTGCCCTGATTGATTCAGCGCAAG AACAAGCCAAAGTCAAGGAGATCCGCTTCAACAGCGATAACCTAAACACACtagagctgctgcagctgtgCAACAAGCACGTGTCCAGCTTGGCACCGCCCGAGGAGGTCACCAACAAGGTCCTGACCAAGGCGGAGAAACAGAAGCTAGCAGGAGGCGCCAGCGGCGGAAAGAAGGCCATTAAGAAGAAGTAA
- the LOC6621147 gene encoding uncharacterized protein LOC6621147, which yields MVRKHKGTLAVIEKIYQDIPAFSDIFTEESFYMFAFCFVCATILVAFILSRFITIKPVDF from the coding sequence ATGGTGAGGAAGCACAAAGGAACACTGGCGGTGATCGAGAAGATCTACCAGGATATACCCGCCTTCTCCGACATCTTCACCGAGGAGAGCTTCTACATGTTCGCCTTCTGTTTCGTGTGCGCCACCATTCTGGTGGCCTTCATTCTCTCCCGGTTCATCACCATCAAGCCCGTCGATTTCTGA
- the LOC6609070 gene encoding proteasomal ubiquitin receptor ADRM1 homolog isoform X2: protein MFGRQSGLGSSSNSSNLVEFRAGRMNMVGKMVHPDPRKGLVYMTQSDDGLMHFCWKDRTSGKVEDDLIVFPDDFEYKRVDQCKTGRVYVLKFKSSTRRMFFWMQEPKTDKDDEQCRRINELLNNPPSAHQRGGGGSNDGDLQYMLNNMSQQQLMQLFGGVGQMGGLSSLLGQMNSRTPSSRNTSSSGGGGASALQTPENVSVPRTPSAPSKSGSTRSSSNVNSQVGEGAGSSVDADAPGRSLNIDLSTALPGADAINQIIADPEHVKTLIVHLPESEDADDDRKQQIKDNITSPQFQQALAQFSSVLQSAQLGPVIKQFELSNEAVAAAFSGNLEDFVRALEKSLPPGATMGGEPSASEKKSSDPETPTSVARDENTDPAAEKQEEKQK from the exons ATGTTCGGAAGACAAAGTGGACTGGGTAGttccagcaacagcagcaacctGGTGGAGTTCCGCGCAGGCCGCATGAACATGGTGGGCAAGATGGTGCATCCGGATCCGCGCAAGGGACTGGTCTACATGACCCAGAGTGACGATGGCCTGATGCACTTCTGCTGGAAGGATCGCACCTCCGGCAAGGTGGAGGACGACCTCATCGTCTTCCCCGACGACTTCGAGTACAAGCGCGTCGATCAGTGCAAAACGGGCCGTGTCTATGTGCTCAAGTTCAAGTCATCGACACGCCGCATGTTCTTCTGGATGCAGGAGCCCAAGACGGACAAGGACGACGAGCAGTGCCGCCGCATTAACGAGCTGCTGAACAACCCACCATCCGCCCACCAacgcggcggcggcggcagcaacgACGGCGACCTCCAGTACATGCTCAACAACatgtcgcagcagcagctgatgCAGCTCTTCGGCGGCGTTGGCCAGATGGGTGGTCTCAGCTCGCTGCTGGGCCAAATGAA CTCCCGTACGCCCTCGTCGCGCAACACCTCCTCATCGGGTGGCGGTGGGGCATCGGCCTTGCAGACGCCCGAAAATGTCAGTGTGCCGCGCACTCCGAGCGCTCCATCGAAATCGGGCAGCacccgcagcagcagcaatgtgAACTCGCAGGTCGGCGAAGGTGCCGGCTCCTCCGTTGATGCGGATGCCCCCG GACGATCCCTGAATATTGACCTATCGACGGCCCTACCCGGCGCCGATGCCATCAATCAGATAATTGCCGATCCGGAGCATGTCAAGACGCTGATCGTGCACCTGCCCGAATCGGAGGATGCGGACGATGATCGCAAGCAGCAGATCAAGGACAACATCACCTCCCCTCAGTTCCAGCAAGCTCTGGCCCAGTTCTCCAGTGTCCTACAGTCGGCCCAGCTGGGACCAGTGATCAAGCAATTCGAGTTGTCCAACGAAGCAGTGGCTGCCGCCTTCTCTGGCAATCTGGAGGACTTTGTGCGCGCTCTGGAGAAGAGCCTGCCCCCCGGTGCCACCATGGGTGGCGAACCCTCCGCCAGCGAGAAGAAGAGCAGCGATCCCGAGACCCCAACTTCAGTGGCCCGCGATGAAAACACAGATCCCGCTGCCGAAAAACAGGAGGAGAAGCAAAAATAG
- the LOC6609070 gene encoding proteasomal ubiquitin receptor ADRM1 homolog isoform X1 produces the protein MFGRQSGLGSSSNSSNLVEFRAGRMNMVGKMVHPDPRKGLVYMTQSDDGLMHFCWKDRTSGKVEDDLIVFPDDFEYKRVDQCKTGRVYVLKFKSSTRRMFFWMQEPKTDKDDEQCRRINELLNNPPSAHQRGGGGSNDGDLQYMLNNMSQQQLMQLFGGVGQMGGLSSLLGQMNSRTPSSRNTSSSGGGGASALQTPENVSVPRTPSAPSKSGSTRSSSNVNSQVGEGAGSSVDADAPGKNSTTSTTTASKSTGAYANPFQAYLSNLSPQHGAGRSLNIDLSTALPGADAINQIIADPEHVKTLIVHLPESEDADDDRKQQIKDNITSPQFQQALAQFSSVLQSAQLGPVIKQFELSNEAVAAAFSGNLEDFVRALEKSLPPGATMGGEPSASEKKSSDPETPTSVARDENTDPAAEKQEEKQK, from the exons ATGTTCGGAAGACAAAGTGGACTGGGTAGttccagcaacagcagcaacctGGTGGAGTTCCGCGCAGGCCGCATGAACATGGTGGGCAAGATGGTGCATCCGGATCCGCGCAAGGGACTGGTCTACATGACCCAGAGTGACGATGGCCTGATGCACTTCTGCTGGAAGGATCGCACCTCCGGCAAGGTGGAGGACGACCTCATCGTCTTCCCCGACGACTTCGAGTACAAGCGCGTCGATCAGTGCAAAACGGGCCGTGTCTATGTGCTCAAGTTCAAGTCATCGACACGCCGCATGTTCTTCTGGATGCAGGAGCCCAAGACGGACAAGGACGACGAGCAGTGCCGCCGCATTAACGAGCTGCTGAACAACCCACCATCCGCCCACCAacgcggcggcggcggcagcaacgACGGCGACCTCCAGTACATGCTCAACAACatgtcgcagcagcagctgatgCAGCTCTTCGGCGGCGTTGGCCAGATGGGTGGTCTCAGCTCGCTGCTGGGCCAAATGAA CTCCCGTACGCCCTCGTCGCGCAACACCTCCTCATCGGGTGGCGGTGGGGCATCGGCCTTGCAGACGCCCGAAAATGTCAGTGTGCCGCGCACTCCGAGCGCTCCATCGAAATCGGGCAGCacccgcagcagcagcaatgtgAACTCGCAGGTCGGCGAAGGTGCCGGCTCCTCCGTTGATGCGGATGCCCCCGGTAAGAACTCAACCACATCGACCACAACGGCGTCAAAATCGACCGGAGCCTATGCCAATCCATTCCAAGCCTACTTATCCAATCTCTCCCCCCAACATGGCGCAGGACGATCCCTGAATATTGACCTATCGACGGCCCTACCCGGCGCCGATGCCATCAATCAGATAATTGCCGATCCGGAGCATGTCAAGACGCTGATCGTGCACCTGCCCGAATCGGAGGATGCGGACGATGATCGCAAGCAGCAGATCAAGGACAACATCACCTCCCCTCAGTTCCAGCAAGCTCTGGCCCAGTTCTCCAGTGTCCTACAGTCGGCCCAGCTGGGACCAGTGATCAAGCAATTCGAGTTGTCCAACGAAGCAGTGGCTGCCGCCTTCTCTGGCAATCTGGAGGACTTTGTGCGCGCTCTGGAGAAGAGCCTGCCCCCCGGTGCCACCATGGGTGGCGAACCCTCCGCCAGCGAGAAGAAGAGCAGCGATCCCGAGACCCCAACTTCAGTGGCCCGCGATGAAAACACAGATCCCGCTGCCGAAAAACAGGAGGAGAAGCAAAAATAG
- the LOC6609071 gene encoding cathepsin L — MRTAVLLPLLALLAVAQAVSFADVVMEEWHTFKLEHRKNYQDDTEERFRLKIFNENKHKIAKHNQRFAEGKVSFKLAVNKYADLLHHEFRQLMNGFNYTLHKQLRAADESFKGVTFISPAHVTLPKSVDWRTKGAVTAVKDQGHCGSCWAFSSTGALEGQHFRKSGVLVSLSEQNLVDCSTKYGNNGCNGGLMDNAFRYIKDNGGIDTEKSYPYEAIDDSCHFNKGTIGATDRGFTDIPQGDEKKMAEAVATVGPVAVAIDASHESFQFYSEGVYNEPQCDAQNLDHGVLVVGFGTDESGEDYWLVKNSWGTTWGDKGFIKMLRNKENQCGIASASSYPLV, encoded by the exons ATGCGCACAGCTGTTTTGCTGCCACTTTTGGCCCTGCTGGCGGTGGCCCAGGCCGTTTCCTTCGCCGACGTGGTCATGGAGGAATGGCATACGTTCAAG CTGGAGCACCGAAAGAACTATCAGGATGATACCGAGGAGCGTTTCCGCCTCAAGATCTTCAATGAGAACAAGCACAAGATTGCCAAGCACAACCAGCGATTCGCCGAGGGCAAGGTGAGCTTCAAACTGGCGGTCAACAAGTACGCCGATTTGCTGCACCACGAATTCCGCCAGCTGATGAACGGCTTCAACTACACTCTGCACAAGCAGCTGCG TGCCGCCGATGAGAGCTTCAAGGGAGTCACCTTCATCTCGCCGGCTCATGTGACGCTGCCCAAGTCTGTGGATTGGCGCACCAAGGGAGCTGTGACCGCCGTCAAGGATCAGGGACACTGCGGCAGCTGCTGGGCCTTCTCCAGCACAGGCGCCCTCGAGGGTCAGCATTTCCGCAAGTCCGGTGTCCTCGTCTCGCTGTCCGAGCAGAATCTGGTCGATTGCTCCACCAAGTACGGCAACAATGGATGCAACGGCGGTCTCATGGACAATGCCTTCCGCTATATCAAGGATAATGGCGGCATTGACACCGAGAAGTCCTATCCCTACGAGGCCATCGATGACTCGTGCCACTTCAACAAGGGCACAATTGGAGCCACCGATCGTGGATTCACCGATATTCCCCAGGGTGATGAGAAGAAGATGGCCGAGGCTGTGGCCACCGTTGGTCCCGTTGCCGTCGCCATCGATGCCTCCCACGAGTCGTTCCAGTTCTATTCGGAGGGCGTCTACAACGAGCCCCAGTGTGATGCCCAGAATCTGGATCACGGTGTGCTGGTCGTTGGCTTCGGCACCGACGAGTCCGGCGAGGATTACTGGCTGGTGAAGAACTCGTGGGGCACCACCTGGGGCGACAAGGGCTTCATCAAGATGCTGcgcaacaaggagaaccagTGCGGCATCGCCAGCGCCTCCAGCTATCCCCTGGTCTAG
- the LOC116800384 gene encoding uncharacterized protein LOC116800384 → MTDVSANSLDVSVDVVWPTIIVLAMLVINGFVFAYIMRKRREYKSQEEELQQQQQPVPHATYAATSPTERHADAYQEDDSCAIEMERL, encoded by the coding sequence ATGACCGATGTCAGTGCAAATAGTTTGGATGTATCGGTGGATGTGGTCTGGCCGACGATAATTGTCCTGGCCATGCTGGTCATAAATGGCTTCGTTTTCGCCTACATTATGCGCAAGCGGCGGGAGTACAAGAgccaggaggaggagctgcagcaacaacaacaacctgTTCCACACGCAACCTACGCGGCCACCTCGCCCACGGAACGGCATGCGGATGCGTATCAGGAGGACGATAGCTGTGCCATCGAGATGGAGCGACTGTAG
- the LOC6609072 gene encoding probable phenylalanine--tRNA ligase, mitochondrial gives MLLTLRVQGARSWVKSTRCLASSAAPAKSPSSPPQLEVSGSTYATDGWTNVTPKILSYLGANKHLQTDHPLSIIRQRIVNYFYGAYRNQRGNPLFSVYDQMNPVVTVQQNFDNLLIPADHVSRQKSDCYYINQQHLLRAHTTAHQVELISGGLDNFLVVGEVYRRDEIDSTHYPVFHQADAVRLVTKDKLFERNPGLELFEETWSGTLPDPKLILPSSKFMDQTKQPCHTLEAVKLMEHEMKHVLVGLTKDLFGPRIKYRWVDTYFPFTQPSWELEIYFKDNWLEVLGCGIMRHEILQRSGVHQSIGYAFGVGLERLAMVLFDVPDIRLFWSNDSGFLSQFSEKDLHNLPKYKPISHYPQCTNDLSFWLPQDIEVDAGFSPNDFYDLVRSVAGDMVEQISLVDKFKHPKTGRSSVCFRIVYRHMERTLTQAEVNEIHKQIASASVDSFNVQIR, from the exons ATGCTACTGACGCTTCGAGTGCAGGGAGCACGATCCTGGGTGAAGTCCACCCGCTGCCTGGCTAGCAGTGCGGCGCCTGCGAAGTCGCCCTCATCGCCACCGCAGCTGGAGGTCAGTGGAAGCACGTACGCCACCGACGGATGGACGAACGTAACGCCCAAGATACTCTCCTACCTGGGGGCCAACAAGCACCTGCAGACGGACCACCCGCTGTCTATCATCCGCCAGAGGATCGTTAACTACTTTTATGGAGCGTATCGCAACCAAAGGGGCAATCCACTATTCTCCGTCTATGATCAAATGAATCCGGTGGTCACTGTGCAGCAGAACTTTGACAATCTGCTGATTCCCGCCGATCATGTGAGTCGACAGAAATCCGATTGCTACTACATCAATCAGCAGCATCTGCTGCGCGCCCACACCACCGCCCACCAGGTGGAACTGATCTCGGGCGGGCTGGACAACTTTCTGGTGGTGGGCGAGGTGTACCGACGGGACGAGATCGATAGTACCCACTATCCGGTGTTTCACCAGGCGGACGCTGTGCGGCTGGTCACCAAAGACAAGCTCTTCGAGCGCAATCCTGGCCTGGAACTCTTCGAAGAGACGTGGTCGGGTACGCTGCCCGATCCCAAGCTGATCCTGCCCTCCTCCAAGTTCATGGACCAAACCAAACAGCCCTGCCACACGCTCGAGGCCGTCAAGCTGATGGAGCACGAGATGAAGCATGTGCTGGTGGGCCTGACCAAGGATCTGTTTGGGCCGCGCATCAAGTACAGATGGGTGGACACCTATTTTCCCTTCACCCAGCCCTCCTGGGAGCTGGAGATCTATTTCAAGGACAACTGGCTGGAGGTCTTAGGCTGCGGCATCATGCGCCACGAAATCCTGCAGAGATCGGGCGTTCATCAATCGATTGGCTACGCCTTTGGCGTCGGCCTGGAGCGACTGGCCATGGTGCTGTTCGATGTACCCGACATCCGGCTGTTCTGGTCGAACGACAGTGGCTTTCTGTCGCAGTTTAGCGAAAAGGATCTGCACAATCTGCCCAAgtacaagcccatctcccacTATCCGCAGTGCACGAATGACTTGTCGTTCTGGCTGCCCCAGGACATTGAGGTGGATGCCGGCTTCTCGCCCAACGACTTCTACGATCTGGTCCGCTCTGTAGCTGGTGATATGGTGGAGCAG ATCAGCCTGGTGGACAAGTTTAAGCACCCGAAAACGGGCAGATCGAGCGTGTGCTTCCGCATTGTTTATCGCCATATGGAGCGCACCTTAACCCAGGCGGAGGTCAACGAAATCCACAAGCAGATCGCAAGTGCGAGCGTGGATAGTTTCAATGTGCAAATACGTTAG
- the LOC6609073 gene encoding sulfotransferase 1C4 has translation MECHTSQPSTSSLHFLSGPKAGSRRFHDGRFFSQRWQLIARAMENTPLKFPHEIRDVEESTNAELLDHFHGERTGFVQVGSEGYFFPHKYKDEAERYYNFEARPDDVWIATVPRSGTTWTQELIWLVANGLDFEQAQQRPLTERFPFFEFPLFVHPEIKKELQEENRDSTKALEFIEKISRPGYEALSEMPRSQRRFIKTHFPFSLMPPSVMEKKCKVIYVVREPKDVAVSYYHLNRLFRTQGYVGDFERYWRYFQNGLNPWLPYYSHVKEAQEHAHLSNVLFLRYEDMLADLPGAINSIASFLECPSKLEDMDRLLDHLSIKSFRENKSVNMHEMASVGVLNKGEAGFVRSGAKTACQPQQEFVENPKLLKSANDWVEQNIKSFKTI, from the exons ATGGAGTGCCATACTAGCCAGCCCAGCACCAGCAGCTTGCACTTTCTCTCTGGGCCGAAAGCGGGGTCAAGACGCTTTCATGACGGGCGGTTCTTCAGTCAACGCTGGCAACTGATCGCGCGAGCAATGGAAAATACGCCTCTCAAGTTTCCACACGAAATTCGCGATGTGGAGGAATCCACCAATGCTGAGCTATTGGATCACTTCCATG gtgAGCGAACTGGCTTCGTTCAGGTCGGATCGGAGGGTTACTTCTTTCCGCACAAGTACAAGGACGAGGCCGAGCGGTACTACAACTTTGAGGCACGACCGGATGACGTGTGGATAGCCACGGTGCCCAGATCGGGCACCACTTGGACGCAGGAGCTCATTTGGCTGGTGGCCAATGGGCTGGATTTTGAGCAGGCCCAGCAGCGACCACTGACCGAACGCTTTCCATTCTTTGA ATTTCCGTTGTTTGTGCATCCCGAAATCAAGAAAGAGCTGCAGGAGGAAAACCGTGACTCTACTAAAGCTCTGGAGTTCATTGAGAAGATTTCTCGACCGGGTTACGAGGCTTTGAGCGAAATGCCACGCTCGCAACGACGGTTTATCAAAACGCATTTCCCCTTTTCTCTAATGCCGCCTAGTGTCATGGAAAAGAAGTGCAAGGTGATCTATGTGGTTCGCGAGCCCAAGGATGTTGCAGTTTCCTACTACCATTTGAACAGGCTCTTCCGCACCCAAGGATACGTCGGAGATTTCGAGCGTTACTGGCGCTATTTCCAAAACGGATTAA ATCCCTGGCTGCCCTATTACAGTCACGTTAAGGAGGCGCAGGAGCATGCCCATTTGTCCAATGTGCTCTTTCTGCGCTACGAGGACATGTTGGCTGATCTGCCAGGTGCAATCAACAGCATAGCCAGCTTCCTAGAGTGTCCATCGAAACTCGAGGATATGGATAGGCTACTCGATCATCTGAGTATCAAAAGCTTCCGCGAGAACAAGTCCGTAAACATGCACGAAATGGCTTCCGTTGGCGTTCTCAACAAAGGAGAGGCAGGATTCGTGCGTAGCGGAGCCAAGACAGCGTGTCAGCCGCAACAGGAGTTCGTGGAGAATCCGAAGCTTTTGAAGAGCGCCAACGATTGGGTGGAACAGAATATTAAATCATTCAAGACCATATGA